A stretch of Limanda limanda chromosome 7, fLimLim1.1, whole genome shotgun sequence DNA encodes these proteins:
- the slc17a9b gene encoding solute carrier family 17 member 9b yields MAVIQKYGKNCSPDLVCHKENGPPEKSGVPAGHKKWPEHNTHWPRPVARVWTVVLLFGTCLLYCARVAMPICSVSMAEKFNWTKRESGMVLGSFFWGYCFTQVLGGYVSDRVGGEKVLLLSAAAWGSMTAFTPILAQFCSQPIFSMTLARFLMGLLQGVHYPSLASLCSQKVVESERGFLMSTVGSGSYLGTLLIGGAGSLMLDLYGWESVFYITGLLSVLWSYFMWKYLLKGEGPIITLESLGSGGPQSKLTKRHWLRLLKQPAVCAVIVTHLCTASTFFTLLSWLPTFFRDTFPDAKGWVFNVIPWLVAIPSSLLSGCLSDHLISQGFDTASVRKLMQFFSMGVSSVFTLLLCGNNTFPWAVAFVSATMGLTTFSHSGVSVNVQDLAPSCAGALFGVMNTCGAFSGVLLVYFSGYLIEATGSWASVFALITTVNLLGLCTFLAFAEARRMDIDCSKVRHHNIHI; encoded by the exons ATGGCAGTTATTCAAAAGTATGGCAAGAACTGTAGTCCAGATTTGGTCTGTCACAAGGAGAACGGTCCGCCAGAGAAGAGCGGAGTCCCGGCGGGTCACAAGAAGTGGCCCGAGCACAACACCCACTGGCCCAG GCCGGTGGCGAGGGTGTGGACGGTGGTGCTGCTGTTCGGGACGTGCCTCCTCTACTGCGCCCGCGTGGCGATGCCCATCTGCTCCGTCAGCATGGCGGAGAAGTTCAACTGGACCAAGAGGGAGTCGGGCATGGTGCTGGGCAGCTTCTTCTGGGGCTACTGCTTCACCCAAGTGCTCGGAGGCTACGTCAGTGACAG AGTGGGAGGTGAGAAGGTCCTCCTGCTGTCGGCAGCGGCCTGGGGCTCGATGACAGCCTTCACACCCATCCTGGCTCAGTTCTGCTCCCAGCCCATCTTCTCCATGACACTGGCTCGCTTTCTCATGGGCCTGCTGCAAG GAGTTCATTACCCCTCCCTTGCGAGTCTGTGCTCTCAGAAGGTGGTGGAAAGCGAAAGAGGCTTCCTCATGAGCACTGTGGGTAGCGGCTCCTATCTGGG AACTCTCCTGATCGGAGGGGCCGGCTCCCTCATGTTGGACCTGTACGGCTGGGAGAGTGTTTTCTATATTACCGGCCTCCTCTCAGTGTTGTGGTCCTACTTCATGTGGAAATATCTACTCAAAGGAGAAG GGCCTATCATCACCCTGGAGTCCCTGGGAAGCGGTGGGCCCCAGTCCAAACTGACAAAGAGACACTGGTTGCGGCTCCTCAAACAACCTGCAGTCTG TGCCGTGATCGTTACACACCTTTGCACAGCCAGCACCTTCTTCACTCTTTTGTCCTGGCTGCCAACTTTCTTCAGAGACACTTTCCCGGACGCCAAG GGTTGGGTGTTCAATGTGATTCCCTGGTTAGTGGccatcccctcctccctcctcagtgGCTGCCTGTCTGACCACCTCATCAGTCAAG GCTTCGATACGGCCTCAGTGAGGAAGCTGATGCAG TTCTTCTCCATGGGTGTGTCCAGTGTGTTTACCCTCCTTCTATGTGGCAACAACACCTTCCCTTGGGCTGTAGCATTTGTGTCTGCCACCATGGGCCTCACCACCTTCAGTCACAG TGGGGTGTCTGTAAATGTTCAAGATCTTGCTCCATCCTGTGCTGGAGCCCTCTTTG GTGTTATGAATACATGCGGTGCTTTCTCAG GGGTCCTACTGGTGTATTTCTCGGGGTATCTCATCGAGGCCACAGGCTCGTGGGCGTCTGTGTTCGCCCTCATCACTACAGTCAACCTGCTGGGCCTCTGCACCTTCCTGGCGTTCGCCGAGGCCCGGCGGATGGACATTGACTGTAGTAAGGTGCGCCACCACAACATCCACATCTAG